One genomic window of Arachis stenosperma cultivar V10309 chromosome 10, arast.V10309.gnm1.PFL2, whole genome shotgun sequence includes the following:
- the LOC130955685 gene encoding arogenate dehydrogenase 1, chloroplastic-like yields the protein MSSSHSQNMKIGIVGFGTFGQFLAKTIIKQGHTITATSRSDYSHLCLQMGIHFFSDMSAFLDAENDVILLCTSILSLAEVMRSMPLTCLKRPTLFVDVLSVKEHPRNLLLRTLPGELDILCTHPMFGPISGKDGWKDLTFMYDKVRIQDEAKCSRFLQIFEAEGCRMVEMSCEEHDKAAARSQFITHTIGRTLGEMDIRSTSIDTKGFETLVQLKETTMKCSFDLYSGLFTHNRFAIQELENLEHALFKVKEMLVQRMKEEQGQENTES from the exons ATGTCATCTTCCCAttcccaaaacatgaaaataggCATAGTGGGTTTCGGCACCTTCGGACAGTTTCTTGCAAAGACAATTATAAAACAAGGCCACACTATAACGGCAACTTCTCGATCAGATTACTCCCATCTCTGCCTCCAAATGGGTATCCATTTTTTCAG CGATATGAGTGCATTCCTTGATGCTGAGAACGATGTAATACTGTTATGCACATCGATCTTATCACTAGCGGAAGTTATGAGGTCAATGCCACTCACTTGTCTGAAGCGACCAACGCTCTTTGTTGATGTCCTTTCGGTCAAAGAACATCCTAGAAACCTTCTACTCCGA ACGTTGCCAGGGGAGTTAGACATACTGTGCACGCACCCAATGTTTGGACCAATCAGTGGGAAGGATGGGTGGAAAGATCTCACTTTCATGTATGACAAAGTTCGAATTCAAGATGAAGCCAAATGCTCTCgtttcctccaaatttttgaagcTGAG GGTTGCAGGATGGTAGAAATGTCCTGTGAGGAACATGATAAAGCAGCTGCTAGGAGCCAATTTATCACACACACAATAGGCAG GACATTGGGAGAAATGGATATAAGGTCCACATCTATTGACACTAAGGGCTTTGAGACACTTGTTCAATTG AAGGAGACCACCATGAAATGTAGTTTTGATCTGTACAGTGGATTGTTCACGCATAACAGATTTGCCATACAAGAG CTGGAAAACCTTGAGCATGCCTTGTTCAAGGTCAAAGAGATGCTGGTTCAAAGGATGAAAGAGGAGCAGGGTCAAGAAAACACTGAAAGTTGA
- the LOC130955684 gene encoding protein RETICULATA-RELATED 5, chloroplastic-like, with the protein MKPNTQASSFATTKPPHVTSFRRSRAPVQRNDAVWTVKCHRINLSLRHSKTITITAAAKPENDGVAENSVGPTRRVVLAAPFLAAGASFMFSSATKADDKAVTAPSPVSAPPPADLTAAKVEEPKKKQKEEEAITSRIYDATAIGEPLAIGKDKGKVWEKLMNARVVYLGEAEQVPVRDDKELELEIVKNLQKRCLENEKRLSLALEAFPSNLQEPLNQFMDNKIDGETLKSYTMHWPPERWQEYEPLLNYCRENGIRLVACGTPLSILRTVQAEGIRGLSKADRKVYAPPAGSGFISGFTSISRKSSVDSILNPSVPFGPSSYLSAQARVVEEYNMSQIILQNVLDGGASGMLVVVTGASHVTYGSRGTGVPARISGKIQKKNQVVILLDPERQFIRGEGEVPVADFLWYSAARPCNRNCFDRAEIARVMNAAGRRRDALPQDLQKGIDLGLVSPEVLQNFFDIEKYPLISELTHRFQGFRERLLADPKFLHRLAIEEAISITTTLIAQYEKRKENFFQELDYVITDTVRGSIVDFFTVWLPAPTLSFLSYADEANAPENINSLIGLLGSIPDNAFQKNPAGTNWNLNHRIASVVFGGLKLAGVGFISSIGAVASSNSLYAIRKLLNPAVITQQQIVRSPILKTAVVYSLFLGISSNLRYQVIAGLVEHRLSEQFASQTLFVNMVSFVARTVNSYWGTQQWIDIARATGLQVRKTELPTSDPPNNAAIVCGETEEASIDEIKE; encoded by the exons ATGAAGCCAAACACCCAGGCTTCTTCCTTCGCCACTACTAAACCGCCGCACGTGACCTCCTTTCGCCGCTCACGTGCTCCCGTTCAACGAAACGACGCCGTGTGGACGGTGAAATGTCATCGTATCAACTTGTCCCTTCGCCACTCCAAGACCATAACCATAACTGCAGCCGCGAAGCCCGAGAATGACGGCGTAGCTGAAAACTCGGTCGGTCCGACCCGGCGAGTCGTGTTGGCGGCGCCATTTCTTGCCGCCGGCGCGTCGTTTATGTTCTCGTCGGCAACGAAGGCGGATGATAAGGCTGTGACAGCGCCATCTCCTGTTTCGGCGCCTCCGCCTGCAGATTTGACGGCGGCGAAGGTTGAGGAACCGAAGAAGAAGCAGAAAGAGGAGGAGGCGATAACGTCGAGGATTTACGATGCGACGGCGATCGGGGAACCGTTGGCAATAGGGAAGGACAAGGGGAAAGTGTGGGAGAAGCTGATGAACGCGCGCGTGGTGTATTTGGGGGAAGCGGAGCAGGTTCCGGTTCGCGACGACAAGGAATTGGAGCTCGAGATCGTTAAGAATTTGCAAAAGCGGTGCCTAGAGAATGAGAAGCGTTTGTCTTTGGCTCTTGAAGCTTTCCCTTCGAATCTTCAGGAACCGCTCAATCAGTTCATGGATAACAA GATAGATGGAGAAACCTTAAAGTCTTATACAATGCATTGGCCGCCTGAAAGATGGCAGGAGTATGAACCTCTTCTTAATTACTGTCGTGAAAATGGAATCCGCCTTGTTGCTTGTGGCACCCCACTATCG ATCTTAAGGACTGTACAAGCAGAAGGAATTCGTGGGCTTTCAAAGGCTGATCGTAAAGTATATGCACCTCCAGCTGGTTCAGGCTTCATATCAGGCTTCACTTCTATCTCACGTAAATCATCAGTTGATAGTATTCTAAATCCATCCGTTCCTTTTGGTCCAAGCTCATATCTTTCTGCACAAGCTAGAGTTGTAGAGGAGTATAATATGTCCCAAATCATCTTACAAAATGTGCTTGATGGAGGAGCATCGGGCATGTTAGTAGTTGTGACTGGTGCAAGCCATGTAACATATGGTTCTAGAGGAACTGGAGTGCCAGCAAGAATTTCAGgaaaaatacaaaagaaaaaccAAGTTGTAATATTGCTTGACCCTGAAAGACAGTTCATTCGCGGAGAGGGAGAAGTTCCTGTTGCTGATTTTTTGTGGTATTCTGCTGCCAGACCCTGTAATAGAAATTGCTTTGACCGTGCTGAGATTGCTCGGGTTATGAATGCTGCTGGGCGCAGACGAGATGCCCTCCCACAG GATCTACAAAAGGGAATTGATCTTGGTTTGGTATCACCAGAGGTATTGCAGAACTTCTTTGACATAGAGAAGTATCCCTTAATTTCAGAACTCACTCACCGTTTCCAG GGTTTCAGGGAAAGATTGTTGGCAGACCCCAAATTCTTGCATAGATTAGCCATAGAAGAAGCTATATCGATAACAACTACTCTAATAGCACAGTATGAAAAGCGGAAAGAAAATTTTTTCCAGGAACTAGACTATGTTATCACAGACACTGTCAGAGGAtcaattgttgatttttttacAGTGTGGCTTCCTGCACCAACTCTCTCATTCCTTTCATATGCTGATGAGGCAAATGCACCTGAAAACATTAATTCACTAATAGGTCTTCTGGGCTCCATCCCAGACAATGCATTTCAAAAGAATCCAGCAGGGACAAACTGGAATCTCAACCATAGAATTGCATCAGTTGTATTTGGTGGTTTAAAACTTGCTGGTGTTGGATTTATTTCAAGCATAGGTGCTGTGGCTTCATCAAACTCTCTATATGCAATTCGTAAATTACTTAATCCGGCTGTCATTACTCAACAACAGATTGTGAGGTCACCAATACTCAAAACAGCGGTTGTTTATTCATTATTTCTTGGAATCTCATCAAATCTCCGATACCAG GTAATTGCTGGGTTAGTGGAGCATCGCCTTTCTGAACAGTTTGCATCCCAAACCTTGTTTGTAAATATGGTATCGTTTGTCGCACGGACAGTCAATTCTTATTGGGGAACCCAG CAATGGATTGACATTGCCCGCGCTACTGGTCTGCAAGTTAGAAAGACAGAGTTACCTACATCAGATCCTCCAAATAATGCAGCAATTGTTTGCGGCGAAACAGAAGAAGCCAGCATTGATGAGATAAAAGAATAA